In the Siphonobacter curvatus genome, one interval contains:
- a CDS encoding nitrilase-related carbon-nitrogen hydrolase, which produces MFKQRLLIILGTLMLGWALYVIWSNKNRNIALPPADVQYRSFAEMGRDSGRGNLIGIQPYMLPVDYSSEEAFFQKMNGYFAEARRKGWLNRKSIVVLPENIGLWLVIVGEKREVYAAPKLQDAIRTLTYSNFFTYLSTRMQAPQELRDPTSYSLLAMKAADMANIYQQTFSHLASTYDVTIVAGTTVLPEPAIKEQKLAYESGALYSVSGVFLPDGSLAGLVKKAYLSKQEQTYITPGTINDVPVVYTPAGKLGVLIHQDSWFPQAYANLREKGACMLAVPANITLNNYLRLPWEGYQNYPTPAEARADVNKLTESEAWDKYSFPTRAPQEASITKAIGVFLKGELWELGAEGQPLLLQGASYKKGQTTPGASLSCIWL; this is translated from the coding sequence ATGTTTAAACAACGTTTACTGATCATCCTGGGTACGCTGATGCTAGGTTGGGCTCTGTACGTGATTTGGTCTAATAAAAATCGAAATATTGCTCTGCCGCCGGCCGATGTCCAGTACCGATCTTTTGCCGAAATGGGTCGCGATTCGGGGCGGGGCAACCTGATTGGCATTCAGCCGTATATGTTACCCGTCGATTACTCCAGTGAAGAGGCTTTCTTTCAGAAAATGAATGGCTATTTTGCCGAAGCCCGGCGGAAAGGCTGGCTCAACCGGAAAAGCATTGTGGTGTTGCCGGAAAATATTGGGCTGTGGCTGGTGATCGTGGGCGAAAAACGCGAAGTATACGCCGCCCCCAAACTACAAGACGCCATTCGGACGCTCACGTATAGTAATTTCTTTACGTATTTGTCTACCCGGATGCAGGCTCCACAGGAGCTGCGGGACCCCACCAGCTATAGTTTGCTAGCGATGAAAGCCGCTGACATGGCTAATATCTACCAGCAAACCTTTTCGCACCTGGCCAGTACCTACGACGTTACCATTGTAGCCGGAACTACGGTACTGCCCGAGCCCGCCATCAAAGAGCAAAAGCTAGCCTACGAAAGTGGAGCCCTGTACAGCGTATCGGGCGTTTTTCTGCCCGATGGTTCACTGGCGGGACTGGTAAAGAAAGCGTATCTCTCCAAGCAGGAGCAAACGTATATAACTCCCGGAACGATCAACGATGTACCCGTGGTGTATACGCCAGCTGGCAAATTGGGCGTACTCATCCACCAGGATTCGTGGTTTCCGCAGGCGTATGCTAATCTGCGGGAAAAGGGAGCCTGTATGCTGGCCGTTCCGGCGAATATTACGTTGAACAACTATTTGCGGCTTCCCTGGGAAGGATATCAAAATTACCCCACACCCGCTGAAGCCCGAGCGGACGTGAACAAACTCACCGAGTCAGAAGCCTGGGACAAATACAGCTTCCCGACGCGGGCCCCCCAGGAGGCGTCCATTACGAAAGCGATTGGGGTTTTTCTGAAAGGAGAACTCTGGGAGCTGGGGGCCGAAGGCCAACCCCTGCTATTACAGG